CAAAAATATTCGCCACGGTCTCATTGGAACACGCTTTGAGCATGAGTCCGAGGAAAAGATCAGGGAGCTCATTGAGAATGCCGCCAAGATGGCCAACGCTCACGACTTTGTGACTGCTCTTCCGGAAGGTTATGAGACCAACGTCGGCCAGCGTGGATTCTTGCTGTCTGGAGGCCAAAAGCAACGTATCGCCATCGCTCGTGCTATGGTCAGCGACCCCAAGATCTTGCTTCTGGATGAAGCCACTTCCGCTCTCGATACCAAATCCGAGGGTGTCGTCCAGGCAGCGCTCGATCGTGCCGCCGAGGGCCGCACTACTATTGTCATTGCCCACCGTTTGTCTACCATCAAGTCTGCGCACAACATTGTTGTGTTTGTCAACGGATCCATTGTTGAGCAGGGTTCCCATGCCCAACTGACTGAACATGACGGTCCTTACTTCAAGCTTGTCGAGGCTCAGCGCATCAATGAGGAGAAGGACGCGGATGCTTTGGACGTGGATGAGGGTGAGGATAACATCGACAACATGACCAAGTCTCAAAATGCATGTGTCAAGTCAATTGCCAGTGGCTCGACTAGTATGAAGGACGATTCCGAAACAGTCCAGGATGCCATGTATCGCCAAGAGTCTCGCAAGTCCGTGTCCAGTGTTGTGCTCTCGCAAAAGACAGCTGAAGGCGGCAAGAAGTATTCGCTTTTGACTCTAATCAAGTTTATTGGCTCGTTTAACAAGGAAGAGCGATGGATTATGGCCATTGGTCTTTGCTTCTCGATTCTTGCCGGTTGCGGACAACCCACTCAAGCTTTCTTGTATGCCAAAGCAATCAGCTCACTCTCCTTGCCAAAAAGCCAGTATGACAAGCTGAGATCTGATGCCAACTTCTGGTCTCTGATGTTCTTCATTGTTGGTATCGTTCAAATCATTACTTTCTCGACCAACGGAATCGCGTTCGCCTTTAGCTCTGAGAGACTCATTCGCAAGGCCCGCGGCAATGCTTTCAGAGTCATGCTCCGACAGGATATCAATTTCTTCGATCGTGAGGAGAATAGTACTGGTGCTCTAACTTCATTCCTCTCAACTGAAACCAAGCACTTGGCCGGCATTAGCGGTCAAACTCTGGGAACAATTCTTATGACTTCCACAACTCTTATCGCGTCGATTGTGATCGCGCTTTCTTTCGGTTGGAAGCTTGCCCTCGTTTGCATGTCTGTCATTCCGATTCTCCTTGGTTGCGGCTTCTACCGCTTCTACATGCTTGCCGCGTTCCAGGCACGGTCCAAAGTGGCCTATGAGGGATCAGCTAGCTACGCCTGCGAGGCTACATCTGCCATTCGCACTGTAGCTTCGCTTACCCGCGAGACTGATGTCTGGGCATTCTACCATGGTCAACTCGAGCGCCAGGGTCGCATTAGCTTGATCTCAGTTTTCAAGTCATCGTCCTTGTATGCAGCATCTCAGGCCATGGTCTTCTTTTGTGTCGCTCTTGGCTTTTGGTATGGCGGAACCCTGCTCGGTCACCATGAATACGACGTGTTCCGCTTCTTTGTCTGCTTCAGTGAAATCTTGTTCGGTGCTCAATCCGCTGGGACAGTGTTCTCGTTCTCTCCGGATATGGGCAAGGCCAAGAACGCCGCCGCCGAGTTCCTTCGGCTGTTCGAGCGTCGGCCCACCATTGACACATGGTCCGAGGAAGGCGAGACCTTGGACTACTGCGAAGGAACCATCGAGTTCAAGGACGTGCACTTCCGCTACCCTACCCGTCCTGAGCAGCCCGTGCTCCGCGGTTTGAACCTTACCGTCAAGCCTGGTCAGTACATCGCCTTGGTAGGTCCTAGCGGATGCGGTAAGAGTACCACCATCGCCCTTCTTGAGCGTTTCTACGATGCCCTTTCCGGCGGTGTCTACGTGGATGACAAGAACATCGCCGACCTCAACGTCAATTCCTACCGCAGCCACCTGGCGCTGGTTAGCCAGGAGCCCACTCTCTACCAGGGTACTATCAAGGAGAACATCCTGCTCGGTAGCCCCAACGCCGACCCTACCGAAGAGGAACTGGTCAATGTCTGCAAAGACGCCAACATCTACGATTTCATCATGTCTCTACCGGAAGGCTTTAACACCGTCGTTGGTAGCAAGGGAGGCATGTTATCCGGTGGCCAAAAGCAGCGTGTCGCCATTGCCCGTGCCCTCCTTCGCAACCCCAAGGTCTTGCTTCTGGATGAAGCCACCTCGGCCCTCGACTCGGAGTCTGAGAAGGTCGTTCAGGCTGCTCTGGACGCTGCTGCTCGCGGCCGTACCACTATCGCCGTTGCTCATCGTCTCAGCACTATTCAGAAGGCTGATATCATCTATGTCTTCGACCAAGGCAGGATCGTCGAGAGCGGCACCCACACCGACCTCTTGCGCAACCAGGGTCGATACTTCGAGCTGGTTAACCTTCAGTCCCTTGGCAGAGCCGGTTAATTCTCTTCATTtgcttaatttttttttctatgtACACATGCCCCTTCTTCCTTTCATGATTACCTTATCCTCGCCATTTCCTCCAATTTTCTCCCCTCCTTTCAACCCTCCGCGCTCTTGTGATAGATAATTTGTTATCAGCGGCCATATCACGAAAAAAACGAGGTCCGCTGTCTTCCCTCATtaatgagaaaaaaaagtttctAAAAAAGAAACACATCCAGTATGGATGTAGGATTAGATGAATGAATACAATGAATCTCAATTCAACGCCACCCGGTTTCACTCCAAACTCCATCCATTCCTTCAGACGCCTTCGACCCATTTCAACTCCTTTGAATCAGTAGAGTCCTTGCAGTGCAGCCCTTTAATCCTCCTCCGAAACTCCAAACTCCCTCTCCACCTCAACCTGCCTCACGCCCCTCGCATCAGCAAGCAGCCCCATCAACCCCTGCCCGACATCTTTGATATCATTGTACTCATGTAAGCGCTGCGTATAGCGCTCACACGTGGTTTTGGGATCGTCACTAAAATAAGCGGTATTTAGAGATGCAATACGCAATGTTTCCATGTTCTTTAAGGCTGTGCCCTGTTTGGTCTGCATGAGATGGGGGGAATTGGGAAGTATTCACATGAGCTGGGTGGTCACTGAAGTTAATCTGGTTTCTAGATCCACATGCTTAGCTTCTAGACTTGCAATCGAAGCGCGAAGGGTGGCCTGCGTTGGGGTTTAGTGCTTAATTTGATGGACGGGGGGTGGGTGCAAGGCGAGGGATGATGGGGACGCACTATTCGTTGCTGGTCTTTGTAAGACTTGGGTTCTGTGGCTGAATCCATGGAGATTGATTGCAATTAATCGCATATACATATGTGTTGTGTGATACGTCAGATGCAAGAGACATGAGCATTgcacgaagaagaagctgtTTGATGTACTTTGTACCTCCGAATTGTATACTCCTGACCAATCACAGCCATGCTGAATAATCCAGCTCAAGGCTTCCAGGGTTTCTACGTGCGCATCCCTGACTTTGCTGGTCGTTTCTCTTCAGATTGTGATATGATAAAATCCATCAGTCACTACCTACTTGAGGATAACGCCCTGGAGATCACAAAGGTATAATTGCCCTGACTCCACGCGTCGGTCCCGCCTAGTCGGATGCCCCGGATTAGGTTACCTGTTATCCGCATCTGTTCACTTCTTTCTCCCTTTCAACTCCCTACTTCAACCACACCATGGCGTATCTTCGTCAGTCCTTATGGACTGTGTTTGGATTAGTTGCCTTGGCTTTTGCCCATGGCGGTCATGAGGCTGTACCGGAGGGCGAATCTATTTCACAAGATCCTATTGTACGTGGTACTTCGCCATTTCCTTCGCAGAAAGCTGACAATTGATTCCAGGACTCAATACTATGGACTCATATAATTCTCATGGGTTTGGCCTTTGGTGTAATCTTTCCAACGGGAATGGTTCTCGGCGTATGTACTCTTTCACTTACCTCTTTCCTTTCTAGCATCACATTCATCTCTAACAAAATAAAATAGATAACCCGCTCCCGCTGGCACGTTCCCGTACAAGTTGTTGGCACTGTCATCGCCGTGCTAGCCTACTTCCTCGGCCACGCTCACAAAGGTCGCCAATTCGAGAAGAACCTGCACGCCTCCGTCGCAAACTGGCTGATGTTCTTGCTGGTCGCGCAAGTCGCCCTCGGAGTGTATCTCAAGTTGCACCTGGAGAAAGCGGGCCAGGCCCGCATCCGATGGATCTTCGTGCTGGCCCACGGTATCGTTGGCAAGGTCATGCCCGTCCTCAGCTGGGCGCAGATGGTCTTTGGTGGCATTGCCTCGCTCGGCTTCTGCCGCGGTGATCACCTCGGTCAGTGTGTGGCCCATTTCATCATGGGCTCTGCATTCATCGCATATGGTATCTGCTTGACTATTCTTTTGCTTGTCGGCCAGTACTGGTTGCGCCGTACCGGCCGCAGTCAGGAGTTCTTCGATTCGCTCGTCATCGCCGCTTGGGGCTGTGTTAACACTTTTACCGAGCACCGGTGGGGTACCCCTTGGGTTCACAATGACCTCCAGCACACCACGATGGGGGTTGTCTGGTGGTGTGCTGGTCTCCTCGGCATGTGGCTCAGTCGTACCCGCAGTGGCCGTCCTAAGCGTAACCTCATTCCGGCAATTGTCATCATGATGACTGGCTATGCCATGTCCGCTCACCCCCAGCAGCTGATGATCAGTACTATGGTCCACACTCTCTTTGGGTACACCCTGATGGCGGCGGGTCTGACTCGCATCATTGAGATCTCGTTCGTGCTGAGGGATAAGCCTGCTCTGTCCGAGCCGAACAGCTTCCAATACTTGACTCCCTTCGTATGTCTCCTCTCCGGTCAAGGTGGTGTATGTAAATTCATACTGACTTGCTTCCTCTGCAGTTGCTCTCTGCCTCTGGCTTCCTCTTCATGGGCGCCACCGAGGAACAAATGCTCATGCTGCACAACGCAGGCATCACCCACGTGGCCTACATCTTGATCCTTTACAGCATGGCcttcctcgtcttcctctGTAAGTTGATCCCCTGGCcaccactttttttttcttagaACAGCCACTCATTGTTCCCTTCCAGTCGTCAACATCCTCCTCCACATCTACGCTGTCCACACTTGGCCCAATTCCGAGTCCACTAACCAGGACGGCCCCATCTACTCCACTCTCAACGGGAACGTGAATGGTCATGCGCGCTCAAACTCGCAGCAGATCCAAGATGCCGAGGCATTCGAGCTCCGTGGCTTGATTTCtgatgaggaggaaggtCCTTCAATGGGACCGCGGAAGAATAGCGATGAGGAACTTGGGAAAGAAGAGGCCGATCACTGAGGCCTTGCATTGATTTGCAGATTCCCCTTGCAAGTATATTGTGCATTTTGTGCTCCTGCGGTAGACGGcgtctgggttgggttgggttcAACTAGCATTGCAGGTTCTAAATGGCCTTGAGAATGAGTAGCTAATACTATGCATCTGAACAAATGAGTACATCATCTCCAATTTCATGTCAGTTTCAGGTATCAATGGTTGCTCGTGTTCTATGATGATAAGTCCGGGCTTTTGAGTGTTTAAAAAGAAATTCGTTATGATGCGAAAAGAGCACATCCCAGTCCAATCCCTAGTCCAATTCCCCAGCACCTGTCCcctgcaatttttttttgtggcCAATTGAATTTCACTCACAAATCCCCGGCCACTGGAACCGTAACCGGGTTTCTAACCGGCGGTATAGCAGCCATCTCCACCGCACCAACATCAGGGAAGAATGGATGAAGCGAATAGATCGGACCAACGCTCTTCTCTCCGTCAAACAGCAACATGTTCTGCAGCGGTTGCTCCCTCGCCGACAGAACATTGATAACATCCTGCGCCAGCGAACCACCTAAAAACGCTGCAACAGGACTCAGCTCGCTGCCCAGGTTTTGCAAAAACGTCCGCAGGAACACAGAGTCGAGTGTGAGTGGCTCCAGCTTCAGTTCTTGGTGTCGATCGCGCGATAGCTTTGTAAATAGTTCCAGGTCCTCATGGGTAAAGGTCGGACGGTGGCCGCGCATTTTTTCGAATTCCCACAGTGCGCGCAGGCAGCTGAGCAATGGGGTGACTTGTTTGCGACGCCGTGGGAGTCGTGTGTATTCCTCCGGTAGTGGGGAGGTGTTTGCGAGGATTAGGGGTGTATACACCTCGCGCTTGGTGACTAGCTCGATGATCTTGTTTGGTTCTTTCTTGTTGGCGTtgttttcctcttttttggTGGTGATGTTGATAATGCTGCGGGTGGGTGTTTCTTGGATAGCGGGGGCTATGTTGGATTTGTTGCGCTCGATCACGAAGTCGTGGCTGATGAGATCGGCGAAAACGTAGCCGTAGAAGCCATGTAGGCCGGCAGCATAGAAGGGTCTATTGGCTAGGCGGCAGGCAGCGTTCACGGTGGTGTTGGTTAGAAAATCGAGTTCTGTGGCGATTGTGATGTCGAACTGCGCGAAGAAGTCGGGTTGTTTAGTTTTGACATCGGAAGTGTCGATGTTGAGCTTGACTCGAGGGTTCATTTTGTGGATTTGCGGTCCTGCGACTTGCGCGCGCTGGAGTGAGTAGTTAGCGGATGTTGGTGGAAACTCTGCTTTGGCTCTGGCTCACTTTCTTTCCAATCACATCCTGCTCACTTTGGGCGTCAGCGATGAAGAACTGCGCACCCAAGTCCTCCTCTGTAACATCCTGGTGGTCGATTATGGTGAGTGAGCCGATGCCCGCCAGGACGAGGTTTTTGGCCACTTCGTTTGCAAGAGCTTTCACGGtgatgaggaggatgttCGCCGATCGGATTCTAGCTGTTGTTAGAATTGGTGGGTGTTTTGCGAGCTGAATAGCTCACTTTTCTTGTGCGTGCACTCCCCACAGCCGGATCTGTCGGTCGTACAGCGCGATCTCATCTAGCAAAGTGAGTAAGGGTTGGGTCAGATTCTATTTATTGGCCATACCAGCGCTGATTGGCTGTAAATCATCTTGTTGCTCCGCCATAGTTTCGATCAAGTGGTTGAGATAACAGTATAATTTTGCCCAGGTACGAGGTTGGCAATTTGAAGCCCCACAGGTGTGTTTCGGGGAGTTTTGTGGCGAGTGAGAAATATCAACTAGGTGACTGAATACGATTTGCCACAATAGCTGGAGGTGTGAAGTTGTAGAAGTTCAGATGGGTTTAAATGTCAGGTGACCCGGGAGCTATCATGTGGAGCCGTGGGGACCAAGAAGTTCACACCAACCGGATGCGAACATCTAAATTTTGCCCTTCTCAGTTTCAGAGACTACAGAAAATAGTGAAACAGGCTTGTGAACTAGACTGTTTCATGTATAACCTTATTGAGATCGATTCGTTTGAAATCGAAAAGTTCAGTTAAATGGGAACAGGGAAGAATCAACATGGAATGCTCAATACAGCATGAACAAGACAAGTTGCCTGGGTGCATGTGATTTTGTGATTTAATAGATCACCAGGCACATTGAGATGCCCAGTCATCAACCCAGTCAATTTGTAAGGATTTGGCTAACTTCATATGTAATGAACACACCACCTAGTAAAGTTCATCAAGGTGTATGTTTGTCTATATTACCTACGTTGAACGAATGATATGTTACAATCCTTTGGGTTGTAGACCATCTCTACCGAGCTTCCCTTCCTCCTGTTGCCCATATGGGCATTTGAGCCATAGTTGGGTTAAGAGATGCCATCATCTCTGATAGATCAGATCGGGCATTCTTTTTTGCATCCAAAGAGGACCGCCACTTTCACAGCCCTGGTTCGTTGTCATAGAAATAATGAGGTCAAAGAACCGGCTAAGTGACACAACTAGCCAGTACCCCATGCCCGATGAAGGAATTAGCACCAAAAAAACCGAAGGGGTAGAAGGAAATAGTCAGAACAATGAACTTTGTGAAATCTTTGAGTATGATGAATAAGACATAGTCGGCCACTCGGCCTTGTGCCTTGTAATTGATCTTTATGGTCTTGGAGATGTTTAGCATAACCAGGGACTTGCAGCTTCTTAAGGTTCACCTGGGCACTCCACTATCGATGATCTAATCGGCCATCACGTGTTACTGACCTTGGGCAACTCACAAGGTTGATCTCTAGAGAACTTCTTATTTTACTTCTGCATTGATCTATTTGGGTTCTTCTATTTTCTGTCGGGTCGGTGCCTTAACGGTAACCCTAGCCCCAAGCCCCTAACCCGACATAGGTAACTCCACCTCTCTAGCGGTACCAACGAGCCTGAGTGATGGTATGTCTTTCAAGGCTCCCTATGCGTCTGACTGATGTCTTACGCCCCCCTTTAGTCAGGGAACTACAATTATCCTCGtgcctcttcctcttcctcttcctcttcctctcgcTACACATCCCGTACTACCAGACCTGACGAACGCCCTGAGATCCTTCGTCTCCAGCATCTCCGCAATTTCGTATCGGAACGAAATCGCTCCGGTGCCCACAACGCCTATAACGCCACCCTTGCCCTGGAAACAATCAACCGAGAAGTCGCGGAGCATTCTCTGGACCGAGTTCGCGATCGGATCAACTTTGAGCAAGCCGAAGCCGACGTCGATCGCCAGATCCAACTACAGTTCGAGACAGCTGGCCCCACGGAGCCAGTTCGGGGCATTTGGATCAACCAGCTTCACTCAGAACGGGCTCGAACCTCGCTTTCACCGGAGTCAAATTCTGTTCACTATCGTTTACCCTGGCAAACGCTCAGACCACCGAGCCCGGACGGATCTTTATCCAGGTCGCCATCCCCCATGCCACCATCCGGTCAGTCGGGCCGTGATGGCCAAGGACGAATGAAGCGTCGGAAGCTGGACACTGACGATCACCGTGAGGAATTTCGAGGCTTCAACTATGGTCAATATGGACAAGTCGTACCGGGAATGCTGCAAATGGAAATCGCTAGCTGTGACGGAGGAAGCTACGATCCGGATAGTGCGTGCTCGCGTCCAGAGAACGTTTTGGACAACAATACAAGTGTCTACTCTACGAAAGAAGCTCGTTGCAACTTGGTCCTCTGCCATCGGGGCGAGGCCCCGTTTTGCTTGAAGAAGATCGTCATCAGAGCACCCCAAGGCGGGTTCGATGCTCCGTATGTCCACCAGACGTGGCTATACGTTGGACTGATAGCTAATTGTGGCTAACTGAACCAGAATACAAGAAGGCATGGTCTTTGTCGCGATGACCTCTGATGAACTGCTTGCCCGCACCGCCCAATACCAAATTCAATACTCCAACAGCCGATACCGCCGCACTGGCCGCCGCAGTGGCATGCAACCATCGCAGGAATACCTCACTGGGTTCCGACCACCACTCCAACTCCTCGAACGCACAATCCTCATGAGCCCACATTCAGTTGCGGTTCCGCATACCGCAGAAGACCCGCAAGCGCAATTCCGCATCATCACCGAGTACGATGAGAATAATGAAGATTCTGGAGATGACGACAATTGGCGCTCTGCATTGCTCGAGAGAACCCAGGCTGAACAAACGGAAGATCCTTTATCGGATACCGATGAGAGTCCAAGCGATGAGGAGGACCCTTCCAGCAGACATCCGCGTCGCCGACAAGTTGAATCGGAACGACTGGGAGCACTTAGCCGTGTCTCCGAGCAAAGACTGCGCCATACCCCGAGTCTCGTGCATCCAAACCCCCCAGCCGAGCCTGTTCATGCAACTGCCGAAGTTTTGAAGCCCCATGCGCGCTTTTTTATCGAGCGAGAGAAGAGCATGGTTACCATCAAATTTGATCCGCCTCCGTATGTATTACAAGTCTTTCCTCTGGGTAGCCGAATATTGACCTTTTAAGCTCTGGCCGATTCATTCTCATTAAGCTGTGGAGCCCGCGAGCCCACGGGAATATTGATATTGAAAGGATCATCGCACACGGGTATGCAGGTCCGCGCTTCTTCCCAAGTATCGCTGCTCGCTAGCGGTGGAAACAAGGAGTTTTCAGATATTTTCCTTTGCTTATCAGAGAGAatcgtttcttttcttttccttttttgtGCCTTTGCTCTACAGTTTCTCAGCCCAGAATTTCTTACTACGACGTTATGATTGAAGACTTTTTGGAATACTCTCCATTTCCGCTGTCCGATCGAGCAACCAATGTAGACCACGCGTACTACTATGTGGCTGCGAATAGTCTCACAACCTTTTCAGAAAACAAATCTCAAATACAATTTCTTGGCTGTCTTTTCTGATAGTCAGATAGACCATCTCTTCCCAGCTACTTCCGGCGTAATAGATCGTCGTATGTCGCATCCAATCAGACCCCCACCTGTTTCTTAGGATCTTCTATCAATTGTTTTTATGGAGGCCGCCTTCGATCAAGGGAAAGTGGGGAAGTTGAAGTAGAAAGATGATAATTATATGCGGAGATTCCAGTGTAAGTGTCTGTTGTACCTTTGAATGCGGGGCCAGATGGGAGCGGACAAAGCCCTACATGTTTGAATGTTGATACCCACACAGCACTGTATGCTCTCCTAAATAGTACAGGTTCCCCACGGTTTTCGATCTTCGCTATTGGTACCTACTTACATACGTACCTCTCCAATGACTAAAGCCGTGGCCCACTCTCCGTCACCGACTACGACGTGCACAGGGACGACGACAGCCACCGTGAGACCTATTAAAGCGTCCCCCCAAACCCCACTAGCCTAGACAACATCGTCGCACGCCTATGTACCGCCCTATAAACGGCAACATGCCATTTTTTAAAGAGGCTCTCAGTGATAGCAATCTCGCAGAGGTCACATTAATTCAAGTTATGTGGCATGCCATGTGGCTCACAATGTGTGTTGAGTCGAGTCCCTCTATGTTGTCTCTCTCGACCGGGCTAGATTCCTATTGACGAAGTGATCGACGCCAGGGTGGTTAGTGGGGTCGGGGATCCCCGGTATCCCGTCGGCTATGCGCATGGAAAGCTTGCAGCTTGATTCAAGTCAAATTCCACCTATGTTGTTGAATCACACAAGTCGGCGATGTTCCTCTCCAATCCAAGTCAATCCAAGTAATCTTGGCTAGATACATAGAAATCCTACAGGATCTGCTCTGCGGGGTTAGATGCAAAGTCAAACAGACAACAGCTGTTCATCGGCACATTCGAGATATCAGCATGATTAGGGCGAACGCAGTGCATCATTGTTACAACGTCAGTTGAACTGCACTAGAGGAAAGAAATGCGCTGGCTGGATTTTCGGATCACGACGGATGTCCACTTGAAACCGAGCCGTGTCTCTTTGTACAAATCTTCTGTTTGGCGGGGTTAGGAGGGATAAAATTTTAATGCGGGTGGGAACTAGAAGCCAGCCTATTCATAGATTTTCAGAAACTGACCTAAGAAATTCCTTTAGAAATCCTGAGCTGGCGCCATGCCTAATCCATCGACGTTAAAGTAAATGGAGTCAATCTGAGACATTAGCACTAATGCACGGCTCTAGAGACGGTCATCTCAAAAACGGTTAGCTACATCATAGTCGGGAACTTCTTGAACCAGTTGGTTGTCCTCACCCCAGTTGAACGTTTGACGTCTCAAAACTGTTCTGCGTGGTTACATCTGTTGCAAATTTGAACTGGTGCAGGATGAATAC
Above is a genomic segment from Penicillium digitatum chromosome 3, complete sequence containing:
- a CDS encoding Integral membrane protein (Ytp1), putative, with amino-acid sequence MLNNPAQGFQGFYVRIPDFAGRFSSDCDMIKSISHYLLEDNALEITKVTCYPHLFTSFSLSTPYFNHTMAYLRQSLWTVFGLVALAFAHGGHEAVPEGESISQDPIDSILWTHIILMGLAFGVIFPTGMVLGITRSRWHVPVQVVGTVIAVLAYFLGHAHKGRQFEKNLHASVANWLMFLLVAQVALGVYLKLHLEKAGQARIRWIFVLAHGIVGKVMPVLSWAQMVFGGIASLGFCRGDHLGQCVAHFIMGSAFIAYGICLTILLLVGQYWLRRTGRSQEFFDSLVIAAWGCVNTFTEHRWGTPWVHNDLQHTTMGVVWWCAGLLGMWLSRTRSGRPKRNLIPAIVIMMTGYAMSAHPQQLMISTMVHTLFGYTLMAAGLTRIIEISFVLRDKPALSEPNSFQYLTPFLLSASGFLFMGATEEQMLMLHNAGITHVAYILILYSMAFLVFLFVNILLHIYAVHTWPNSESTNQDGPIYSTLNGNVNGHARSNSQQIQDAEAFELRGLISDEEEGPSMGPRKNSDEELGKEEADH
- a CDS encoding ABC multidrug transporter Mdr1, with amino-acid sequence MQQPEEGMMAVEKVVEDPRRNEKPIDKRDSDSASKSTAKEHETKTPVATDEDALYAHLPEHEKDILKRQLDAPLVNISYFGLYRYASRIDILIIAISALCAIAAGAALPLFTVLFGSLTTDFQKIVFRTIPYDEFYHRLTSNVLYFVYLGIGEFVTVYVSTVGFIYTGEHVTQKIREHYLEAILRQNIAYFDKLGAGEVTTRITADTNLIQDGISEKVGLTLTAVATFVTAFVVAYIKYAPLAGICTSTMVALVVIMGGGSRLIVKYGKLSLESAGAGGTVAEEVISSIRNATAFGTQDKLAKQYESHLLRAERWGMRLQMSLAVMVGIMFGLMFMNYGLGFWMGSRFLVQGKVDVGHVLTILMAILIGSFSLGNVSPNASAFTNAVAAATKIFATIDRESPLDPTSDEGIVLDHVKGHIEFRNVKHIYPSRPEVTVMKDVSLAIPAGKATALVGPSGSGKSTVVGLVERFYLPVGGQVFLDGHDIQTLNLRWLRQQISLVSQEPVLFGTTIYKNIRHGLIGTRFEHESEEKIRELIENAAKMANAHDFVTALPEGYETNVGQRGFLLSGGQKQRIAIARAMVSDPKILLLDEATSALDTKSEGVVQAALDRAAEGRTTIVIAHRLSTIKSAHNIVVFVNGSIVEQGSHAQLTEHDGPYFKLVEAQRINEEKDADALDVDEGEDNIDNMTKSQNACVKSIASGSTSMKDDSETVQDAMYRQESRKSVSSVVLSQKTAEGGKKYSLLTLIKFIGSFNKEERWIMAIGLCFSILAGCGQPTQAFLYAKAISSLSLPKSQYDKLRSDANFWSLMFFIVGIVQIITFSTNGIAFAFSSERLIRKARGNAFRVMLRQDINFFDREENSTGALTSFLSTETKHLAGISGQTLGTILMTSTTLIASIVIALSFGWKLALVCMSVIPILLGCGFYRFYMLAAFQARSKVAYEGSASYACEATSAIRTVASLTRETDVWAFYHGQLERQGRISLISVFKSSSLYAASQAMVFFCVALGFWYGGTLLGHHEYDVFRFFVCFSEILFGAQSAGTVFSFSPDMGKAKNAAAEFLRLFERRPTIDTWSEEGETLDYCEGTIEFKDVHFRYPTRPEQPVLRGLNLTVKPGQYIALVGPSGCGKSTTIALLERFYDALSGGVYVDDKNIADLNVNSYRSHLALVSQEPTLYQGTIKENILLGSPNADPTEEELVNVCKDANIYDFIMSLPEGFNTVVGSKGGMLSGGQKQRVAIARALLRNPKVLLLDEATSALDSESEKVVQAALDAAARGRTTIAVAHRLSTIQKADIIYVFDQGRIVESGTHTDLLRNQGRYFELVNLQSLGRAG
- a CDS encoding SUMO activating enzyme (AosA), putative, which gives rise to MAEQQDDLQPISADEIALYDRQIRLWGVHAQEKIRSANILLITVKALANEVAKNLVLAGIGSLTIIDHQDVTEEDLGAQFFIADAQSEQDVIGKKRAQVAGPQIHKMNPRVKLNIDTSDVKTKQPDFFAQFDITIATELDFLTNTTVNAACRLANRPFYAAGLHGFYGYVFADLISHDFVIERNKSNIAPAIQETPTRSIINITTKKEENNANKKEPNKIIELVTKREVYTPLILANTSPLPEEYTRLPRRRKQVTPLLSCLRALWEFEKMRGHRPTFTHEDLELFTKLSRDRHQELKLEPLTLDSVFLRTFLQNLGSELSPVAAFLGGSLAQDVINVLSAREQPLQNMLLFDGEKSVGPIYSLHPFFPDVGAVEMAAIPPVRNPVTVPVAGDL
- a CDS encoding Rab interacting lysosomal protein, whose protein sequence is MSGNYNYPRASSSSSSSSSRYTSRTTRPDERPEILRLQHLRNFVSERNRSGAHNAYNATLALETINREVAEHSLDRVRDRINFEQAEADVDRQIQLQFETAGPTEPVRGIWINQLHSERARTSLSPESNSVHYRLPWQTLRPPSPDGSLSRSPSPMPPSGQSGRDGQGRMKRRKLDTDDHREEFRGFNYGQYGQVVPGMLQMEIASCDGGSYDPDSACSRPENVLDNNTSVYSTKEARCNLVLCHRGEAPFCLKKIVIRAPQGGFDAPIQEGMVFVAMTSDELLARTAQYQIQYSNSRYRRTGRRSGMQPSQEYLTGFRPPLQLLERTILMSPHSVAVPHTAEDPQAQFRIITEYDENNEDSGDDDNWRSALLERTQAEQTEDPLSDTDESPSDEEDPSSRHPRRRQVESERLGALSRVSEQRLRHTPSLVHPNPPAEPVHATAEVLKPHARFFIEREKSMVTIKFDPPPSGRFILIKLWSPRAHGNIDIERIIAHGYAGPRFFPSIAAR